Part of the Periophthalmus magnuspinnatus isolate fPerMag1 chromosome 23, fPerMag1.2.pri, whole genome shotgun sequence genome, GTTGTGGATGAGTACCAAAAAACGCCATCAGTTCTGTTGTTGAGTTGGGTGGTCAAATGCGCTGGAACGATCTTATGGACACATGTGAGTGACCTGCACCGCTTTGGCTGAGCAGCACTCAGAAACGCAAAGAAGCAAAGCCCTGAAATTAGGCATGTTTAAGAATCCTTAGTGCTTAGCTCTGCCTGCAGGACAGAGGCTGAATGTAAGATGGGAAATTATGTCGACTAACTCTAGGTAAAGATCTGTCTGAATTACTTTGTTGTGatacaatctgaccagaaataacTAGTCCAAAAAGGTTTTAAACTACTTTATTGCACATGCATTGCATTTGttgcaaaaaatgtttttttttttcccctcatttctttttttttttaaagattaatTCCTGTACCAATGGTGAGTTTTAAAGAACTATTACGGAGATTGCAAATTCAAGAACAGATGACCAAACAACACCAAACCAGAGTGGATGTAAGCACAATTATcctttattcaaaatgtatatACTTAGTTTgattcatgttgtttttgtattaatttttaaaCCTTTTCAGATAATCTCTAATGACATAAGTGAACTACAGAAGAACCAGGCAACAACAGTGGCTAAAATCGCTCAATATAAGAGAAACCTGATGGACCTCTCCCACAGAGTTCTGCAGGTAATGTCCTGCCTTTTATATGTAGCTccactaaataaatacaaaataatctgATCTATGTTGCACTAATttctgttttatacattttgtttatatttaggtTTTAATAAAACAGGAAATCCAAAGAAAAAGTGGATATGCCATTCAAGTTGATGAAGAGCACCTCAGAGTCCAGCTGGACACTATTCAGTCTGAACTCAACGCTCCCACTCAGTTCAAGGTAATTTATGTGTCCAAACTGGTGTCATTCagtttatcatttatcatcttaGTGCGTTTAACACACTTACAAAACCCATATATTTAAATAGCCTTGTTTAACTCTTTGATTTGGACattattacaaatacatatatcttTGTATTCAAGGGTCGTTTGAATGAACTGATGTCCCAAATCCGAATGCAAAACCACTTTGGTGCTGTGAGATCAGAGGAGCGCTACAGCGTTGACGCAGACCTCCTCAGAGAAATCAAACAAGTGAGTGTTGGTTTTTCCTATTATTCTTGTTTGCATGTCTGCAGGTTGTAGTttcaatttatttaattataatcatttatttttcagcACTTAAAACAGCAACAGGATGGTCTGAGCCATTTAATTAGTGTGATCAAAGACGATCTGGAGGACATCAAACTAATAGAACATGGACTGAGTGACAGTGGACATTTAAGAGGAGGCGTGTTACACTGAATCTGTCCATATATTTGTTCATAGAAAAGATTTTCAAAGTATATGAGTTGTCCTTGTTTAAGAAAGGTCTGATGGTTCAATTTCAGCATTTCATGTTATTCACTTAATCAGCATGACATAAATGAAGATCTAAAATTGTAAGatataaaatattgttaatACATGAAATAATGTTATGAGGCTGCAGCTGATGTATTACATATAAGGAAGGTtggagtttttaaaaatatacttttgttctttttataaTGTGTGTAATAAATGGATGTAAATGTCTGACTTGTGATTTATATGGTTTTAGTTGAACAGCAGAATATGGTTAAATTTGGCTAAAATCAAGTTTTACAGTGTCAACACCTCGAGTATAGTTTACATTCAGAGATACTTTCCAACATCTCATCAAAGTACGGCTTAAGTTGATAGGATTCCTGTCCTGGATTCACAAACCCATAATCAAAAGACTGATTGGCAGTTGAACTGATTAAGCGGATGCTGCTGTGCCGCTGGTCACTTCATAAAACagatgataaataaatacaaatacttctCAAATATGTTTATTATGATAGCACTGTTGGCTTGTATTCTCATGACTTTTTTCAGAGGTAGAGTTGATCTCTGGCATATGTACACAGATGCTAGGATAAGTAGTACAAACTGCAAATAcaaatgacatttttatattaataccaaaataaaaggGTTGTGTCTTTACTCCACATGTGCAGAGAGGTCGACCAGTCGAAAAGCCTCCATAAACTCATTAATGTCAATGCTTccatctttattaaaatcaataCTTTGTGCCAAATCTGAAATGGCATTGTCACTGATTTCTAGCTTCAAGTGAGAACTGAGTAGTTTCCAAGTCTGATGAAACTCTTCATACGATATGAGACCTGCAGTTAAAAGAAATAAGACCTTTATAGAAGCCATTCAAATGGAAATACAATATGTTTTTGTCGTTTGTCATTGTCCTTTTCAAGTCAAATCACTCACCAGAGTGATCGGTATCAATAATTCGGAAAATAGTTTCCAGGTTTGAGTGGTTTTTGTACATAGTCTCCAGGATGCTGGTGTCTGAAATCTAATGATACACTGTTTTTCAATAAAGCAGGAAACAAGCACACACAAAGATGACATCTGTCTTACGTCTACTTTGGGCTCCGTGATGGAGAACTCTCTTATCCACTTGTGATAGTCCACTGTAGTGTCCTGTGAACAGGTGATGAGCTGTGGGCGTAACACCCTCCAGGGCAGACCCAGGTTCAGCACCCTCTCTGTGGCACTGGCCCATTGACTGAGTGAGATGAGTCCTGTGTGTCACAAACACTCGTTTAAACGGGACTAGGATTAGGTAATTTAAGAACTGGAGTTTCATGCCTGTATTGTTGACATCACATTCCTGAAAGGCACTGATGAGACTTGACTTATGTGCAAACAGCTGTTCTCTAAGAGCTTTCAGAGCCGATTTTTCAGTCTGTCCAATGCTGGCAAATAAGATGCAGCGTGTTGTTATGTTAAATATCTGTCATCCTGCATCAAACATACTGAGTACCTCTGTCTGAGAGTGAGCTCTCTGCAGGTGCGGCTCGCCTGGTACTGGTTAAAGTGTGGCATTAGATCAGGGCCCATTCTGATGTAGGCGCCTCTGTTACTGCCCAGCTCGTAGTAGTTAGAGGCTGAAAAAATAGTCAACACCTGGAAAAGCAGAAGCTGttaacagtgttttttgttgaggCAAATAATGAATTGTGATCGTTTACTTTGTGATTATGGCAGAACTCGTATCCCTCCTGTTTACACTCGTGAGAGCGGATGAGAAGAAGGAGTTTATGTTTCGAAAGCACCGCTTCAGTGACATCAGGCCCCCAGTAGCAGCCGCCTCCTCTTACTTCATTAGATACACAGCCATTTTGGGACATGGGGTCACTCCACAGTATGTCCACAATCTATAAttgcagaaaagtcacaaaaatatatagttatagtcatttgaaggttttttttctgcttacTTGTTTCCACTGCTTCTGGTCTGTCTCTGTTAGTTCAGGGTCTGAGTCTGAGTTGATTCCATCTGATGCCAGTCTGCGCCTCCTCTTCAACTCTTCATCCACTGAACAGTTATAATGAGCATTTGTGGCTATGTTTTCTAATGATCGCCACTGAATATTCTGTCTTTGAACCCTTTTTGGTTTGTGGTAAGTAAGAGAATACCCTCTCCTCCGGCCTCCACTTTGTTCAAATAAATCTTTACTGCTGCAGCTGAACTCATTAAGTTTGGTGTTTCTTTTCTTCGGAGGCTTCAGGACCGAGACATACTGTAAAAATTAAACACATATATTAGCCTTTCATTACTAACTCTATGTTTAAATGTCTCTCTTACTTTGTGTCTGTCCACTTCATCTATTGTGTTCAGATCAGTTGTGTCAGAAATCCCTCCGTGCACTATAAGCACTTTGTGATCAATCACAGTGGCAAGAGGCAGCCAGCTGAAAATCTTGTGCATAAGTTTCAGAATCTTTTTGCCATGCACCTGCAGTTTGGAGCAAAACACAGGGATTAAATCATCTCCACATTTTTCCCACATGataacaacagaacaacttcAATATCTCGACTTCGCAAAGAAGCTCTTTCAACAGACAATAATTTATAAGTTAATGAATTTGGGGAAATATCACAAATATGTCCTGGGAGTGAAATGTTATGTTacagtgtgttgttgtgttgtgtcagaAAAATATCAAACCTGAATGATACTTTATGAAGGTTACTCATTCTGTGACAAGGAAATACAGGTGTCTTTCCTATCTCCATAgcacaataaaaatgaatacacaTCTGCTCAGATCTGCATACCTTGTACTTTCCCAGGACTTCTTTAGTAAAACCATATCTGTTATAAAGAAAACACACGAGACTTTTAACTCAAGTCGCACTTTAGTTCCAAGCAGAAGTAAAGAGCTACCTCAGATTAACCATATGGTCCTCGTGGTTTCCTCTGTTCAGATGCACGTCTTTAGGATAAACCAGCAGAAATCCAAACAGAATGAGCATAATCTCTAAAGAGCTTTTTCCACGGTCCACAAAGtctccattaaaaacatatGGCCTGTCCGAAGATGGCAGTCCATTCTAtatcacatttatttcacaGTTAAGGTCAGAACGACGTCCTCTCGGATCAAaaagctgtgtgtttgtgtgtttttacctTGTAGAATATCAAAAGCAGGTCTTCCAGGTTCCCGTGTAAGTCTCCTGCAAACgtcaaagtgtattttttatcagGTTTTTAGTACGTGCATTGATTTGACATATATTTGAATACCGCATATAGTGATCTCTTTGTCATGAGCTG contains:
- the LOC117391825 gene encoding LOW QUALITY PROTEIN: serine/threonine-protein phosphatase with EF-hands 2-like (The sequence of the model RefSeq protein was modified relative to this genomic sequence to represent the inferred CDS: substituted 1 base at 1 genomic stop codon); the encoded protein is MGFGMGKPERRQQKSDRGAIRAALLIQRWYRQYVARLEMRRRCTWNIFQSIEYAGEQDQIKLYKFFSYLMDHFTPASNERSLISHLFRENEICWDAEWERYFCYKSIDVPDSYGGPHLTFPLTFCGVSRLVEALKHKQXLLHARYVLQLLGETWKLLRILPNITHVSTAHDKEITICGDLHGNLEDLLLIFYKNGLPSSDRPYVFNGDFVDRGKSSLEIMLILFGFLLVYPKDVHLNRGNHEDHMVNLRYGFTKEVLGKYKVHGKKILKLMHKIFSWLPLATVIDHKVLIVHGGISDTTDLNTIDEVDRHKYVSVLKPPKKRNTKLNEFSCSSKDLFEQSGGRRRGYSLTYHKPKRVQRQNIQWRSLENIATNAHYNCSVDEELKRRRRLASDGINSDSDPELTETDQKQWKQIVDILWSDPMSQNGCVSNEVRGGGCYWGPDVTEAVLSKHKLLLLIRSHECKQEGYEFCHNHKVLTIFSASNYYELGSNRGAYIRMGPDLMPHFNQYQASRTCRELTLRQSIGQTEKSALKALREQLFAHKSSLISAFQECDVNNTGLISLSQWASATERVLNLGLPWRVLRPQLITCSQDTTVDYHKWIREFSITEPKVDISDTSILETMYKNHSNLETIFRIIDTDHSGLISYEEFHQTWKLLSSHLKLEISDNAISDLAQSIDFNKDGSIDINEFMEAFRLVDLSAHVE